The genome window AACATTGGACGGCCCGGTTATCGCCCGTATCATGGATAAGGATTTTATCACTTCGTCAGCTTTTAAGAAACAAGCTGCGGAACTAAAATCTGAAACCTATCTTAAAGGAAAAGGTATTGTTCAGGGTAAAGAAACACGTATTTTTCACTTAAGCATTTAAGCACAAGAATGAAGTTTATTCAATTAGCAGCAGTAGTTTTTCTGCTGGGCGGGAGCTTGCGTGCGGGTGCACAGGAATTATATGTCTTTACAGAACCGGCAAGTAATATGGCGGCCAAATCTATCGGAGTCAGAATTACCAATGAAGGGATCTTTAACGGTGGTGGAAACAGGACCATGCCAGAAGTGATGTTTAGCTTTAATAAAAACCTGATGACACATTTTCAGGGGTTTTTCTCTGATATGGATGGCAAATACAGACTGGAAGGGGGAAGCGTTTATGCAAAATACCGTTTCCTTTCTATCGATGATACGCAGCGGCATTTACGCGCGGCGGTATTCGGCAGGGTAAGTACCAGTAAAAGGCCAACTTATACAGAAGATATTAATCTGGAAGGTGATAATAGTGGAGTTCAGGGTGGGATAGTGGTGACTCAGCTACTTCATAAACTGGCTTTATCGGGTACGGTAAGCTATAGCAAAGCTTTTGATGTGGAAAGTCAGCGCGTAACAGGAACCCTACAGCCAGATCAGATGATCGGGTATAGTTTATCTTCTGGATACCTCGTGCTTCCATTCGTTTATAAAAACTACAATCAGCCAAATTTCAACGTTTACTTTGAAATGCTGGGTAAAACAAATCCGGCAAACGGAAAGTCTTACCTCGATCTTGCGCCCGCTTTACAGGTCATTCTGAATAGCAGAACGCGTATTGATCTGGGATACAGGTTCCAGGTAGCCGGAGATATGGCTGGCAGATATAATAAAAACATGTACCTGGTACGTGCAGAGTTTAATTTCTTTAACGTTTTAAAATAATATTATGAAAACAGTAATTTTAGGTTTAGCCCTTTTTTTAGGGGCATTTGTACAACCTGCCCTTGCGCAGAAAGCTGACGTATCTGGTAAATTTAACCAGAGTTTAAAAAGCTATTATGCTTTAAAAAATGCATTGGCAACGGATAAACCGGAGGAAGCTCCAAAATTAGCACTAGCCTTACAAAGCGCGGTTAAAGAAGTTCCGCACAAAGGATTTAAAGATACCAGACAACACCTGTTATGGATGTCTGAGTCGGCTGTAATTCAGCAGAAAGCAGTGGAACTAAGCAAAAGTAATGACTTAAAAAGTCAGCGTAAAAGTTTTGAAGGAATCAGCACTGCATTTATCAAATTAGCAAAAGAGCTGAAGCTGAATACGCAGGAAGCTTTTGTTCAATACTGTCCAATGGGTAAATTCAGCTGGTTGAATGAAGTGAAAGAAATACAGAACCCTTATTATGGGAGCCAAATGTACGACTGTGGTACTGTGAAAGATACGCTTGAAAAGAACTAAACATTTCTTATCATACATCAAGGGTTTTTGCCATAATTCCCTATACGTTTGTATTGTTATTTAAAACATACAATTTATGAAAAAGATATTTTTATTTCTGCTTGTTGCTTCCATCAGCACGGCATCATTTGCACAAACAAAGTGGTCTGTTGACCCTATGCATACCTTCATTAATTTTGAAGTTAAACATTTGGGGATCTCCTTTGTAAATGGGTCATTCAAGAAATTTGAAGGCACAATTGATGCAGCTAAACCAGATTTAACAGATGCTAAAATCAACTTTACTGTAGATGTAAACAGCGTTACTACTGGTGTTGAGATGAGAGACAATCATTTGAAAACAGACGATTTCTTCAATGCAGAGAAATATCCAACCATGACTTTTGTGGGTTCGTCTTTCAGGAAATTGAAAGATAATAATTATGAACTTGCTGGTAAACTGACTATCCGTGATGTAACGAAAGACGTAAAATTCAACGTTGTTTATGGCGGAATAGCTAAAGATCAGCAGGCAAATACAAGAGCGGGCTTTCACGCTACTACCACGGTTAACCGTTTAGATTATAACATTAAATATGATCCAAGTGGAATGGCAGTAGCTAAAGACATCAAAATTGAATTAAACCTGGAATTTGTTCAGGCTAAATAATATTCTTGTTTAAACTGAAGAGGGGTTGTTTAAGCAGGTGAATGCTTAAGCAACCCCTTTTTTTAGCTAAAAAATTATGGCAAACTTATCAGAGCTTAAAAATTTAACGGGTAATCTTCCTGTTCAGGATGAATTGATGCCTGTTTTGTTTATTGGTCATGGTTCTCCAATGAATGGGATCGAAGACAATGAATTTAGTCAAAAATGGGCTGACATGGGCCGTACAATGTCTGTTCCCAAAGCTGTTATTGTTGTTTCTGCACACTGGTTTACCAGGGGGACAGCAGTAACTGCAATGAATTTTCCGAAAACGATCCATGACTTTGGCGGATTTCCGCAGGCCTTATTTGATGTAGAATATCCTGCACCGGGCAGTCCTTTGCTGGCCGCAGAGACCGCAAAGTTAATTACCAGTACAGACGTTGTTTTAGATCATGACTGGGGACTGGATCATGGTGCATGGACAGTATTAGAGCATATGTTTCCAAAGGCTGATATCCCTGTGCTGCAATTGAGCATCGATTATACGAAAGATCCAAGGGCACATTATGAACTCGCTGCTGAGCTTTATCAGCTCCGCAGAAAGGGAGTATTGATTATGGGCAGTGGTAATATGGTTCATAATTTAAGAATGATGAACTGGGAAATGATAAACGGTGGGGGATATGACTGGGCACTGGAAATTAACGATCAGTTCAAGTCATTGATTATGAACAAAGAACATCAGCCACTGATGGCTTATCACAACCTGGGCAAAGCCGCTATGCTGGCTATTCCAACACCAGAACATTATTTGCCATTGTTATATACATTGGGCTTGCAAAATGAAAAGGAAGAAGTTGTACTTTTCAATGATAAGGCTGTTGGTGGTTCTTTAACGATGACCTCTGTCCGGATCAGCTAGATCCCACTCAATCAAAACAAGATCCTGTAACATTTGTAAAACCTTCTTTTCTGGCAGAGGACGAGGCTTAATTTTTTCATAAATTGCGGTCTAAGTTTAAATTAATGAAGAAATTCTGCCTCTTATTTTTATTGGGTTCCAGCATCGCACAGGCTCAGGAAAAACCTGTATTAACTGTAGAAAGTATAATGCGTGACCAGAAATGGCTGGGTGTTTCCCCATCTGATTACCATTGGTCTGGTGATAGTAAAACAATTTATTTCAAATGGAACCCAGAAAGTAAGGACAATAATGAGTCTTATAAAGTGGACATTTCTGCTGGAAAACCTGTAAAGACTACAGAAAAGCTGGCGGATCAGGAGAGTATAGGTGATTATACTTATAACAAAGACCATAGTTTAGGGCTTATTGAAAAGTCTGGTGATTTATTCTTGTACGCTTTCAAAACAAAGCAGCAGCGCAGACTGACAAATACTATAGAAGCGGAACGTAACGCTGTTTTTTTAAACGACGGGACGATTGCCTTTCAAAAGGGAAATAATTTATATGCACTCAATCTGAATACTTCGGAGCTGAAACAGCTTACCAATTTTGTTTCCGGGAAAAAGGCTCCTGTGGTTAAAAATACGCAGGACAATTGGTTAAAAACCGAACAGGACGGGCTCTTTGAAGTGATTAAAAGTAAGAAAAAGCAGGAAGCTTTCAGGCTGGCTAAAAAGAAAAGCCTGAGCGGAGAGGATAAACCTTTAAGGGCAATTGAGCTTGGGAACCAGCAGCTCAGTAATTTAGTGATCAGTCCGGATGGACGTTATATCAATTACAGGCTGAAGCTTCAGGCCGGGGAAGGCAGAGAAACGATTGTACCGAATTTTGTAACGGCATCGGGCTATACTGAAGATATTCCGGGCAGAACTAAAGTAGGAGAGCCTTTACCTGTTTATGAGAATTTTATCTATGATCAGCAACGGGATACTGTTTATAAGATTCAGCTCACAAATATTCCCGGTATTAAAGATTTGCCGGACTATCTGAAAGACTATCCAAAGGAACAGGAAGCGGCGGTTAAGAAAAATGAAGACAGAAAAGTCAATTTATCTGCACCCATATGGAATACTGCGGGTACAATGGCGGTTTTAACGGCGGAATCGCAGGATAATAAAGATCGCTGGATCTTAAAGTTAGATGCGGCTACAGGCGGTTTAACACTTTTAGACAGACAACGCGATGAAGCCTGGATTGGTGGCCCTGGTATCAATTCAGATAACCTGGGATGGACAGATAATCAGCATATATATTTTCAGAGTGAAGCGAGCGGATACGCGCATGTTTACGTTGCTGATGTTTCTACAGGGGTTAAGCGCCAGCTGACCAGCGGAAAATGGGAAGTGAAAAATCTTTCTTTATCCAAAGACAAACAAACCTTTTATTTCACTGGAAATATAGAACATCCGGGCATTACGCATTTTTATAAAGTGAGTGTGAATGGTGGAACGCCAGTCAAAATTACCAGTATGAAAGGGGGTAATGAAGTTACTTTATCCCCTGATGAAAAGTGGCTGGCTATCAATTATTCTTATATGAACAAGCCTTGGGAGCTTTATATTCAGGCGAATAAGCCGGGTGCTAAAGCAATTAGAGTAACGGAATCATCTTCTGCGGCGTTTAAGGCTTATCCATGGAGAGAACCAGATCTGGTTTCTTTTAAAAACAGGTATGGTGATGACGTATATGCGCGGGTTTATCCGGCATCAAAGCCTGCTGCAAACCATCCCGCGGTTGTATTTGTGCATGGTGCAGGTTATTTGCAGAATGTACATTACTGGTGGAGCCAGTATTCCAGAGAATATATGTTCCATAACCTGCTTGCAGATAATGGGTATACAGTAATTGATATCGATTATACAGCGAGTTCCGGATATGGCAGAAACCATCGCACAGGAATTTACCGTCATATGGGTGGAAAGGATTTAACCGATCAGGTGGACGGCATAAAAATGCTGGTAGAAAAGTACCAGGTGAACCCGCAGCATGTAGGTATTTATGGCGGTTCTTATGGTGGGTTCATTACTTTAATGGCGCTGTTTAATGAACCTGGTGTTTTCGCTTCTGGTGCGGCACTGCGTTCGGTAACAGACTGGGCACATTACAACCATGGTTATACTTCTAATATCCTGAACGAACCAGCTAATGATTCACTGGCTTACAGGCGCAGTTCTCCAATCTATTTTGCTGAAGGTCTGAAAGGGGATTTATTGATGTGCCATGGGATGGTGGATGAGAATGTGCAGTTTCAGGATATAGTCCGTTTGAGTCAGCGCCTGATTGAATTGGGCAAAAACCACTGGGATCTGGCTGTTTATCCTGTTGAAGACCATGGATTTGTGCAGCCCTCGAGCTGGACGGATGAATATAAAAGGATCTTTAAGCTGTTTGAAAGGACGTTAAAGAATTAAAATAGAGTGTGACTGATTCTTCGGTTTGTGTGTATAGGTTTTGTCTATGGGGTCATCAATATTAAGTATCTGTTATCTTTTCAATAGGGTTGATAAAGAGGCAATATTGATGTATTTTTGCACAACGAAAAAAAGAACATTATGATTAATATAGGTGAACAATTTCCAGCTTATTCAAAACCAGCTGTAGTTAGTATAGAAAAAGGAAAAGAGTTTGAAACATTAACTTCTGAAACTTTAGTAAATGAGAACAACCAATGGACTTGTATGTTCTGGTGGCCAAAAGATTTTACTTTTGTTTGTCCAACTGAAATCGCTGAATTCAATGCTAATTTCGGTGAATTCCGTGACCGTGACACTACTTTAATCGGTGCCTCTACAGATTCAGAAAATGTGCATTTAGCATGGAGACACAACCATGATGATTTACGTGGTTTAAAATTCCCAATGCTTGCTGATACTTCTAAATCATTAGCTGAAGCGCTTGATATCTTAGAGCCAACAGAAAAAATCGCTTACCGTGCAACTTTCATCATTGACCCACAAGGAATTATCCGTTGGGCTAGTGCAAATGACTTAAGTGTTGGACGTAACGTAAAAGAAGTATTAAGAGTACTTGATGCTTTACAAACTGACGAACTTTGTCCTTGTAACTGGGAAAAAGGTGAAGCAACTTTAACAGTTTAAATCTTGAATTCCTGTTTATTTTAAACAGGGTTTAATTCATAAAAACCCCTGTAAATGCATTTTGCAGGGGTTTTTTATATCCACAGAATCTGTTTTTTATAAATAAGGCAGCTTCATAAAATCATAAAAACATGAGTGAAAGTACTGAAACCATAGAAGAATTATTAGCCATTGTAGGTTTGAACGAAGGCTATAGAAACGAAAGTATCCATTTACTTGAAAAAGGTAATTCGAGATATGTACGTGACTTAAAATTAAATTTCAGCAGTACCCTGACTTCAGCACATATTACTGAAAAGGAATGTGCTTTACTTGGCTTAAGTATTGCAATCAATAACAACAACAAAGTATTAACTGATTTCTTCGAGAAATATGCGCAGCAAAAAGAAGCTACAGCAGAAGAAATTGCTGAAGCAACTGGTTGTGCTTCTTTACTGGCTTTAAACAATGTACTTTATCGTTTCCGTCACTTTACGGCAAAAGAGAAGTATACCCGCATGCCTGCACGCGTAAGAATGCAATTAATGGGCAATCCGGTAACTGGTAAAGAATTTTTTGAATTAATGAGTTTAGCTGTTTCAGCTGTGAATGGTTGCGAAATGTGTGTAAATGCACATGAAGAATCTATTCTGGCTTTAGGAGCTACTGAAGAACGCGTATTTGATGCGATCCGTATTGCTTCAATCGTTACTTCTGCTGGTAAGATCCTTTACTAGATTTAACTGATTTATTGAAAAAGGAGGTTTCTGGAAAGAGCCTCCTTTTGTTGTATAAGGATGTTTTTGAAAATATTTAAGTATTTATTTGGATTTACTGAACAGTGTTCAGTACATTTGTACAGTATAATTTAAGGATATGGGTATATCAGAAAGAAAAGAGCGGGAAAGGGAAGAGATGAAAACGATGATCACTACTGCGGCCATGAAAATGTTCCTGGAAGATGGTTATGCGAAAACTTCTATCCGTAATATCGCCGACGCTATTGAATACAGCCCCGGCACTATTTACTTATATTATAAAGATAAAGATGAGTTACTTTTTGAGGTTCAGGCACAAGCTTATCTGAAGTTATTAGAGGCATTCAAACAAAACATAACTAGTACAGATCTGCTGGAAAGACTGGAGCAGTTGGGTAAAACTTACGTTTCTTTCGGTTTGGCCAACCCTGAATTATATGACCTGATGTTTATTATCAGGGCACCGACAAACGTGGATGAAACAGTTCATGGACATAACGGCCATGCTACATTAACTTACACAATCAGTTTGATTGAGGAATGTATTCAGGCAGACCTGTTAATTTTTAAGGATGCTAACCAGGCGGCATTGCAAATCTGGTCTATGGCGCATGGCCTGGTTTCTTTAAATCTCCGTTGTCGTTTAAAAATAATGATTCCTGAAGAAGCATCCATTCCTGAAATTTTGAATAAAGCGATAGAAGATTATTTATTTTCCATAAGGGCTTAGGCCTTTTTTTTGACCCATTACTAAACACTGTTTATTATGTATACATCATTTATTAAAGCATCTGTTCTACTCACCGGATGGCTGCTTATTTTAGGGAAACCAGCCATGGCGCAACAGCAGAGCAGGCAGCTGGATGACTATATTTCATTGGCTTTTGAACAGAACCAGGGGCTGAAGCAACAAAACTTCGACCTGGAAAAATCATTATTTGCCCTGAATGAGGCCAAAGCTATGTATTTGCCTACAGTGAGTATGCTGGGCAGTTACACGAAGTCTGCGGGAGGCAGGACGATAGATATACCGGTTGGTGACCTGGTTAATCCTATTTACAGTGCGCTTAATCAATTGACCTCTTCTTCTAAGTATCCGCAGTTACCGAATCAATCATTCTTATTGAACCCGGATAATTTTTATGATGTTAAACTCAGGACATCACTTCCGCTGATCAATGCAGAGATCCGTTATAATAAACTAATTAAACAAAAATTGATCAGCAGTCAGCAGGCCGCGGTGAATGTTTATAAAAGAGCACTGGTCAAAGACATTAAAACTGCTTATTACCACTACTTTCAAGCCTTACAGGGTGTGGAAACATACCGCAGCGCCTTATTACTCATTGATGAAAATATCCGCGTGAATACGAGTTTATTAAAGAATGGGGTTAGAAATGGAACTGCTTTATTACGTGCACAGACGGAGCAGGAAAAAACAAATGCTGCCCTTATTAATGCGCAACGTAATGTAGACAATGCCAGTGCCTATTTTAATTTTTTATTAAACCGGCCTTTAAAGGAGAAAATTCTGATAGACAGTGTTGCCATTGCCAATGTATTAGTTATACCGGATACCACAACTGGTATTAGCGGACGGGAAGAATTAAAACAATTAAACAGCTTGAAAGAAGCTAATAACCTGGATTATAAATTACAAAGGTCTAATCTGATCCCTAAGTTGAGCACCTATATTGATCTGGGATCCCAGGGAATGGATTTTAAAGTAAATGATAAAACTAGATACTATATGTGGGGTGTCAATCTGCAATGGGACATCTTTACAGGAGGTAAAAATAAGTTCCGTGCAGCACAGGCCCAGTCAAGCATCAAAGCGAATACAGCCAAAATTGATGAAACAGAACAGTCATTTAAATTGCAGTTGGCCCAATCTTATAACAATTACCGGGCTGCTAAAGCTGCTTGTACGAGTGCAATATCGGGATTATCCTTTGCGGGTAAATATTACAGAGATCAGCTCAAAGCATACCGCGCTGGACAGTTATTATATCTTGAACTGATTGACGCACAGGATCAGTTAACCAATGCAAAACTCAGAATGGCCGATACACAGGCCGACTTACAAATCACAATGGCCGAACTGGAACGTGATCAGGCTACTTATCCATTAAATAATTAATATTAAAATATAAACGAAATGAAAGCTATTCATTATGCTGCGCTATTGCTGGGAGTACCGTTATTTTACGCTTGCAATACCTCAACGCCAGTTGCCAGCACGGCAATGGGAAACGATACGATTCCGGTTCAGGTTATGAAACTTAACCTGGAAAGCAGTAATGCCGCGATCCCGGTATCCGGACAATTTACAACGAACGATGAAGTGATGCTCTCTTTTAAAACCGGAGGGATTATAAACAGTCTGCTGGTTAAAGAGGGTGATGCAGTTAAAAAAGGGCAGTTGCTTGCAACTTTGAACCTGACGGAGATTAATGCGCAAGTGCAGCAGGCTCAACTAGGTTATGAAAAGGCAAAGCGTGATTACCAGCGGACAAAAAACCTGTATAGTGATAGTGTCGCTACTTTAGAGCAGTTGCAAAATAGCAAAACTGCGCTTCAGATTTCTCAGCAGCAGCTTAATCAGGTTGATTTTAACAGGAAGTATTCGGAGATACATGCCCCTGAAAATGGGTTTATTCTTAAAAAGCTGGCAGATGTAGGTCAGCAGATTTCTTCTGGCACTGCTGTGTTACAAACTAATGGGGCACAATCCGGGAAATGGGAGTTAAAAGTTGGGATCAGCGATAGGGAATGGGCAATTTTGAAATTAAATGATCCGGCAAAGATAGAAACCACTGCTATGCCGGGACAGGTTTTAGATGGGGTGGTGAGCCGTAAGTCTGAAGGCGTTGATGCGGCTACTGGAACATTTACAGCTTATATCAGGTTAACCGGACAGACCCCAAAAGCTATTGCTGCGGGCATGTTTGGAAGGGCAACGTTGAGCCCTTCAAAGCAGGTAGCGCATAAAGGAAACTGGCAAATACCATACGAAGCTTTGTTAGACGGAGACGGAAGCAGCGGTTATGTCTTTATTACCAATGACAACAAAACTGCGCATAGGGTAAAAGTGACAGTTGCAGGAATTGAGAAAAACACGGTAACCATCAGTGGGGGACTGGAAAATGCGGCGGCATTGATTATTTCGGGATCAGCCTATCTGACAGATAACAGCAAGATCAGTATTCATTCACCATTAAAAGCAGCGAAATGAAAATATCAGATTACGCTGTAAAAAACAGCCAGTTTACGCTGGTGATTTTCCTGATGATCATCGTATTGGGGATTACCACCATGTTCAGTATGCCCAGATCGGAAGATCCGGAGATGCATGCACCAGCTTTTTCCGTGATTATTGTTTATCCGGGAACCAGTCCGAGGGATATCGAAGACCGGGTGGTTACCCCTCTGGAAAAAACGATTTCAGGGTTGGATGATATTAAAAGAATCCGGACAAGTATCTCTAATGGAGTCGCTGTTTTACGGGTAGAATATAAGTACAGCAGCAGTGTTGAAGGAAAATATCAGGAAATTGTAAGAGAGGTTAACAGTAAAAGAAGTGAATTACCGGCTGATATTTACAGTATAGAGGTTCAGAAACAACAACCTTCTGATGTGAATGTATTGCAGGTCGCACTGGTTTCAGAGAATGCACCGCGCAGCAAGATGCAATATTATGCGGAAAAGCTTCAGGATGAACTGGAAAAGGTAGCTGCATTGAAGAAAGTATCCATTTTTGGTTTGCCTAGACAGCAGGTTCGTATAGAACTCGATCTGGAAAAAATGGCGCAGATGAATCTTCCGGTTAGCGCTGTAAAAAATAGTCTTCAGAGCGAAATGGCGAGTATACCGGGCGGAAGTATTGATGCGGCTCACCAGACATTTAACATTGTAACCAACGAATACAGAACCCTAGACGCAGTTCAAAATACGATTGTTTATGCAGCAGGAGGGAAAAATATAGTCTTAAAGAACATTGCCCGGGTTTATTACGGGTATGAAGAAGATAAGCACATTACACGCTTAAACGGGCACCGTAGTTTATTCATCACTGCGGCTCAGAAAGAGGGGGAGAATATTAGTAAAACGCAAAAGACCTATCAGCCGGTGCTGGCAAATTTTAAAAAGACATTGCCCGCTAATATTGATCTGGTACAGAATTTTGACCAGGCAGATAATGTAAATAGAAGGCTGACTGGTTTGGGACATGATTTTATAATTGCCATTTTACTGGTTGCGGTAACTTTATTGCCACTAGGGATGCGTCCGGCAATCATTGTGATGATTTCAATACCACTTTCACTGGCTATCGGGATTGTTTTACTACAGTTGTTTGGTTTCAACCTCAATCAGCTGAGTATTGTCGGACTAGTGGTTGCGCTAGGATTGCTCGTGGATGATAGTATTGTCGTCGTGGAAAATATTGAAAGGTGGATGCTGGAAGGGCACAGTCGTTTGGATGCTACTTTGAAAGCAACTAAGCAGATTGGAATGGCTGTAGTGGGTTGTACGATTACTTTGATTATTGCTTTTATGCCACTGGTATTTTTACCGGAAGGTTCGGGTGATTTTATCAGGTCATTACCACTGGCAGTTATTTTTTCGGTACTGGCATCAATGTTGGTTTCTTTAACGATTATCCCTTTCTTATCCAGCAGGTTATTAAAAACTCACGTTGGAAATCCAGAAGGCAATATGTTGATGCGTGGGCTGAAAAGGTTGATTCATGGCAGTTATGCGCGTTTGTTGGATAAAGCTTTGCGAAGACCACTGTTAACTATTTCGATCGCGGTTGTACT of Pedobacter cryoconitis contains these proteins:
- a CDS encoding efflux RND transporter periplasmic adaptor subunit, which gives rise to MKAIHYAALLLGVPLFYACNTSTPVASTAMGNDTIPVQVMKLNLESSNAAIPVSGQFTTNDEVMLSFKTGGIINSLLVKEGDAVKKGQLLATLNLTEINAQVQQAQLGYEKAKRDYQRTKNLYSDSVATLEQLQNSKTALQISQQQLNQVDFNRKYSEIHAPENGFILKKLADVGQQISSGTAVLQTNGAQSGKWELKVGISDREWAILKLNDPAKIETTAMPGQVLDGVVSRKSEGVDAATGTFTAYIRLTGQTPKAIAAGMFGRATLSPSKQVAHKGNWQIPYEALLDGDGSSGYVFITNDNKTAHRVKVTVAGIEKNTVTISGGLENAAALIISGSAYLTDNSKISIHSPLKAAK
- a CDS encoding DUF3347 domain-containing protein: MKTVILGLALFLGAFVQPALAQKADVSGKFNQSLKSYYALKNALATDKPEEAPKLALALQSAVKEVPHKGFKDTRQHLLWMSESAVIQQKAVELSKSNDLKSQRKSFEGISTAFIKLAKELKLNTQEAFVQYCPMGKFSWLNEVKEIQNPYYGSQMYDCGTVKDTLEKN
- a CDS encoding YceI family protein, which encodes MKKIFLFLLVASISTASFAQTKWSVDPMHTFINFEVKHLGISFVNGSFKKFEGTIDAAKPDLTDAKINFTVDVNSVTTGVEMRDNHLKTDDFFNAEKYPTMTFVGSSFRKLKDNNYELAGKLTIRDVTKDVKFNVVYGGIAKDQQANTRAGFHATTTVNRLDYNIKYDPSGMAVAKDIKIELNLEFVQAK
- a CDS encoding peroxiredoxin, which produces MINIGEQFPAYSKPAVVSIEKGKEFETLTSETLVNENNQWTCMFWWPKDFTFVCPTEIAEFNANFGEFRDRDTTLIGASTDSENVHLAWRHNHDDLRGLKFPMLADTSKSLAEALDILEPTEKIAYRATFIIDPQGIIRWASANDLSVGRNVKEVLRVLDALQTDELCPCNWEKGEATLTV
- a CDS encoding TetR/AcrR family transcriptional regulator — protein: MGISERKEREREEMKTMITTAAMKMFLEDGYAKTSIRNIADAIEYSPGTIYLYYKDKDELLFEVQAQAYLKLLEAFKQNITSTDLLERLEQLGKTYVSFGLANPELYDLMFIIRAPTNVDETVHGHNGHATLTYTISLIEECIQADLLIFKDANQAALQIWSMAHGLVSLNLRCRLKIMIPEEASIPEILNKAIEDYLFSIRA
- a CDS encoding S9 family peptidase gives rise to the protein MKKFCLLFLLGSSIAQAQEKPVLTVESIMRDQKWLGVSPSDYHWSGDSKTIYFKWNPESKDNNESYKVDISAGKPVKTTEKLADQESIGDYTYNKDHSLGLIEKSGDLFLYAFKTKQQRRLTNTIEAERNAVFLNDGTIAFQKGNNLYALNLNTSELKQLTNFVSGKKAPVVKNTQDNWLKTEQDGLFEVIKSKKKQEAFRLAKKKSLSGEDKPLRAIELGNQQLSNLVISPDGRYINYRLKLQAGEGRETIVPNFVTASGYTEDIPGRTKVGEPLPVYENFIYDQQRDTVYKIQLTNIPGIKDLPDYLKDYPKEQEAAVKKNEDRKVNLSAPIWNTAGTMAVLTAESQDNKDRWILKLDAATGGLTLLDRQRDEAWIGGPGINSDNLGWTDNQHIYFQSEASGYAHVYVADVSTGVKRQLTSGKWEVKNLSLSKDKQTFYFTGNIEHPGITHFYKVSVNGGTPVKITSMKGGNEVTLSPDEKWLAINYSYMNKPWELYIQANKPGAKAIRVTESSSAAFKAYPWREPDLVSFKNRYGDDVYARVYPASKPAANHPAVVFVHGAGYLQNVHYWWSQYSREYMFHNLLADNGYTVIDIDYTASSGYGRNHRTGIYRHMGGKDLTDQVDGIKMLVEKYQVNPQHVGIYGGSYGGFITLMALFNEPGVFASGAALRSVTDWAHYNHGYTSNILNEPANDSLAYRRSSPIYFAEGLKGDLLMCHGMVDENVQFQDIVRLSQRLIELGKNHWDLAVYPVEDHGFVQPSSWTDEYKRIFKLFERTLKN
- the ygiD gene encoding 4,5-DOPA dioxygenase extradiol, with translation MANLSELKNLTGNLPVQDELMPVLFIGHGSPMNGIEDNEFSQKWADMGRTMSVPKAVIVVSAHWFTRGTAVTAMNFPKTIHDFGGFPQALFDVEYPAPGSPLLAAETAKLITSTDVVLDHDWGLDHGAWTVLEHMFPKADIPVLQLSIDYTKDPRAHYELAAELYQLRRKGVLIMGSGNMVHNLRMMNWEMINGGGYDWALEINDQFKSLIMNKEHQPLMAYHNLGKAAMLAIPTPEHYLPLLYTLGLQNEKEEVVLFNDKAVGGSLTMTSVRIS
- a CDS encoding carboxymuconolactone decarboxylase family protein, with the protein product MSESTETIEELLAIVGLNEGYRNESIHLLEKGNSRYVRDLKLNFSSTLTSAHITEKECALLGLSIAINNNNKVLTDFFEKYAQQKEATAEEIAEATGCASLLALNNVLYRFRHFTAKEKYTRMPARVRMQLMGNPVTGKEFFELMSLAVSAVNGCEMCVNAHEESILALGATEERVFDAIRIASIVTSAGKILY
- a CDS encoding TolC family protein, with amino-acid sequence MYTSFIKASVLLTGWLLILGKPAMAQQQSRQLDDYISLAFEQNQGLKQQNFDLEKSLFALNEAKAMYLPTVSMLGSYTKSAGGRTIDIPVGDLVNPIYSALNQLTSSSKYPQLPNQSFLLNPDNFYDVKLRTSLPLINAEIRYNKLIKQKLISSQQAAVNVYKRALVKDIKTAYYHYFQALQGVETYRSALLLIDENIRVNTSLLKNGVRNGTALLRAQTEQEKTNAALINAQRNVDNASAYFNFLLNRPLKEKILIDSVAIANVLVIPDTTTGISGREELKQLNSLKEANNLDYKLQRSNLIPKLSTYIDLGSQGMDFKVNDKTRYYMWGVNLQWDIFTGGKNKFRAAQAQSSIKANTAKIDETEQSFKLQLAQSYNNYRAAKAACTSAISGLSFAGKYYRDQLKAYRAGQLLYLELIDAQDQLTNAKLRMADTQADLQITMAELERDQATYPLNN